A single window of Synechococcus sp. C9 DNA harbors:
- the rseP gene encoding RIP metalloprotease RseP has protein sequence MSILAAVGVLAILIAVHELGHFLAARVQGIRVSQFSLGFGPALWSYQGKEVQYAIRAIPLGGYVGFPEEDPESGIAQDDPNLLRNRPIADRAVVISAGVLANLLFAYLILTTQVLTVGIPQLVYQPGVRIPQIALDTSAVAQRAGLRAGDVILAVDGQALAPGKEAVNRVVEAIQSRPNQAVRLQIQRQNQVVELTVIPEATPNGQGRIGVQLQDNVSVGTRHSRNLGEAIGLGAQEFHRLLTTTVQGYWELVQHFRETADQVAGPVAIVAMGAGLARSSWASLLQFSALISINLAVINILPLPALDGGQLVFLLIEALRGRPLPARVQEGVMQTGLLLLLGLGVFLIIRDTVRLVGS, from the coding sequence ATGTCCATTTTAGCGGCGGTCGGCGTTTTAGCGATTCTCATTGCGGTTCATGAGTTGGGGCATTTTTTGGCCGCCCGGGTGCAGGGGATTCGGGTCAGTCAATTTTCCCTAGGGTTTGGCCCGGCGCTTTGGTCGTACCAGGGGAAGGAGGTGCAGTACGCCATCCGAGCGATTCCCCTGGGGGGCTATGTGGGTTTTCCTGAGGAGGACCCGGAAAGTGGCATTGCCCAGGATGACCCGAATTTGCTCCGCAACCGTCCGATTGCTGACCGGGCGGTGGTGATCAGTGCCGGGGTGTTGGCGAATTTACTGTTTGCGTATTTGATTTTGACCACCCAGGTCTTGACCGTGGGCATTCCCCAATTGGTTTATCAACCGGGGGTACGGATTCCCCAAATTGCCCTGGATACCAGTGCGGTGGCGCAACGGGCGGGTTTACGGGCGGGGGATGTGATCCTGGCGGTGGATGGTCAGGCTTTGGCACCGGGGAAAGAGGCGGTGAATCGGGTGGTGGAGGCGATTCAATCCCGACCGAATCAGGCGGTGCGCTTACAAATTCAGCGGCAAAATCAAGTGGTTGAACTGACGGTCATCCCCGAGGCAACCCCCAATGGGCAGGGACGGATCGGGGTACAATTGCAGGACAATGTGAGTGTGGGCACCCGTCATTCCCGCAATCTTGGGGAGGCGATTGGGTTGGGGGCGCAGGAATTTCATCGCCTGTTGACGACTACGGTGCAGGGGTATTGGGAGTTGGTGCAACATTTCCGGGAGACGGCTGATCAGGTGGCGGGGCCGGTGGCGATTGTGGCGATGGGGGCGGGGTTGGCCCGGTCGAGTTGGGCGAGTTTACTGCAATTTTCGGCTCTGATCAGCATCAATTTGGCGGTGATCAATATTTTGCCTCTGCCTGCCCTGGATGGGGGGCAATTGGTGTTTTTACTCATTGAAGCCTTGCGGGGACGACCGCTACCGGCACGGGTGCAAGAGGGGGTGATGCAAACCGGGTTACTCCTGCTGTTGGGGTTGGGGGTGTTTTTAATCATTCGGGATACGGTGCGGCTGGTGGGTTCCTAG
- the petD gene encoding cytochrome b6-f complex subunit IV, whose amino-acid sequence MSNIKKPDLSDPKLRLKLAKGLGHSSYGEPAWPNDLLYIFPVVIMGTFACVVSLAVLDPSMLGEPGDPFATPLEILPEWYFYPTFNLLRVLPNKLLGVLAMASVPLGLALVPFIENVNKFQNPFRRPVATTVFLVGTFVTIWLGIGATMPISKAVTLGLF is encoded by the coding sequence ATGTCCAACATTAAAAAACCCGATTTGTCCGACCCCAAATTGCGGCTGAAGCTGGCCAAGGGTTTGGGGCATAGTTCCTACGGGGAACCGGCCTGGCCGAACGACCTGCTGTACATTTTCCCGGTGGTGATCATGGGCACCTTTGCCTGTGTGGTGAGTTTGGCGGTGCTCGACCCCAGTATGTTGGGGGAACCGGGCGACCCCTTTGCCACGCCCCTGGAAATTCTGCCGGAATGGTACTTCTACCCCACGTTTAATCTTTTGCGGGTTCTGCCCAACAAGTTGCTGGGGGTTTTGGCCATGGCTTCTGTGCCCCTGGGTTTAGCCTTGGTGCCGTTTATCGAAAACGTGAACAAGTTCCAAAATCCCTTCCGCCGTCCCGTAGCGACCACCGTGTTTTTGGTGGGTACGTTTGTGACGATCTGGTTGGGGATTGGGGCGACGATGCCGATTAGCAAAGCCGTGACCCTAGGGCTGTTTTAG
- a CDS encoding thioredoxin family protein yields METIKIEILGTGCKKCQQLEANAKEAVANLNLTAEILHITDPIEIAKRGVMSTPALTINGKVVSKGQVISPEQIQPLLQR; encoded by the coding sequence ATGGAAACAATCAAGATTGAAATTTTGGGCACAGGTTGCAAAAAGTGCCAACAGCTTGAGGCAAATGCTAAAGAAGCTGTGGCCAATCTCAATTTAACTGCGGAAATTCTGCACATTACTGACCCCATTGAAATCGCCAAACGAGGTGTAATGTCCACTCCCGCTCTGACGATCAACGGCAAAGTCGTCAGCAAAGGTCAAGTCATCAGTCCCGAACAAATTCAGCCCTTATTACAGCGTTAA
- the petB gene encoding cytochrome b6 has translation MFTKQVSDSPLYKWFDERLDLTEISDDIASKYVPPHVNIFYCLGGITLTCFLIQFATGFAMTFYYRPTVAEAFNSVSYLMTQVNFGWLIRSIHRWSASMMVLMMILHVFRVYLTGGFKKPRELTWVTGVVLAVLTVSFGVTGYSLPWDQVGYWAAKIVTGVPEAVPVVGSLVVELLRGGVAVGQGTLTRFYSAHTFVLPWLTAVFMLMHFLMIRKQGISGPL, from the coding sequence ATGTTTACCAAACAAGTGTCCGATTCTCCCTTGTACAAGTGGTTCGATGAACGGCTTGACCTGACGGAGATTTCCGATGATATTGCCAGCAAGTATGTCCCCCCCCATGTCAATATCTTTTACTGCTTGGGTGGCATTACATTGACTTGCTTTTTGATCCAATTTGCGACGGGGTTTGCCATGACCTTCTACTACCGGCCGACGGTGGCGGAAGCATTTAACTCCGTGTCCTATTTAATGACCCAGGTGAATTTTGGCTGGTTGATCCGTTCGATTCACCGGTGGTCCGCCAGTATGATGGTGTTGATGATGATTCTGCACGTCTTCCGGGTCTATCTGACCGGCGGGTTCAAAAAACCCCGGGAATTGACCTGGGTGACGGGGGTGGTGCTGGCGGTGCTGACCGTATCCTTCGGTGTGACGGGCTATTCCCTCCCCTGGGACCAGGTGGGCTACTGGGCGGCGAAAATCGTCACCGGGGTGCCGGAAGCGGTGCCGGTGGTCGGTTCCCTGGTCGTCGAACTGTTGCGGGGGGGTGTAGCCGTTGGGCAAGGCACCTTGACCCGGTTTTACAGTGCCCATACCTTTGTGTTGCCCTGGTTGACGGCGGTGTTTATGCTGATGCACTTCCTGATGATCCGCAAACAAGGGATTTCGGGCCCCCTTTAG